A genomic segment from Marmota flaviventris isolate mMarFla1 chromosome 7, mMarFla1.hap1, whole genome shotgun sequence encodes:
- the LOC114092862 gene encoding large ribosomal subunit protein eL21-like, giving the protein MFSRPFRKHRVIPLATYMQIYKKGDIVDIKGMGTVPKGMLHKCYHGKTGRVYNVTQHAVGIVVNKQVKGKILAKRINVRIEHIMHSKSRNSFLERMKENDQKKKEAKEKGTWVQVKRLPAPPHPPHTEKHIL; this is encoded by the coding sequence ATGTTCTCTAGGCCTTTTAGAAAACACAGAGTTATTCCTTTGGCCACATATATGCAAATCTACAAGAAGGGTGATATTGTAGACATCAAGGGAATGGGTACTGTTCCAAAAGGAATGCTCCACAAATGTTATCATGGCAAAACTGGGAGAGTCTACAATGTTACCCAGCATGCTGTTGGCATTGTTGTGAATAAGCAAGTTAAGGGCAAGATTCTTGCCAAGAGAATTAATGTGCGTATTGAGCATATTATGCACTCTAAGAGCCGAAACAGCTTCCTGGAACGTATGAaggaaaatgatcagaaaaagaaggaagccaaagagaaAGGTACCTGGGTTCAGGTGAAGCGCCTGcctgctcccccccaccccccacacacagagaAGCACATTTTGTGA